A region from the Chrysoperla carnea chromosome 4, inChrCarn1.1, whole genome shotgun sequence genome encodes:
- the LOC123299332 gene encoding CDK-activating kinase assembly factor MAT1 → MDLDQVCPRCKTTKYRNPQLKLMVNVCGHALCDNCVELLFLKGSGACPECNVPLRRSNFRVQLFEDSKVEKEVDIRKRVLRDYNKKEEDFATLREYNDYLEEIETIVYNLTNNIDIVATNKRIEQYKRDNREIILKNKSKISREELELEHLLELEQQQEELYRQKLKLEENEIKKKKIREKEALIDELTYSDVNAKNIIDTFALNVQEQAKVDVPVVPKQFSTGIKITNHSGFLPIPKIEEGPQFVYSAPQFKSNGPPAPTYEQLHSQGFIHHMRAETLQERAGGYKSEIACKRALQDALTGLYHVPKPVV, encoded by the exons ATGGATCTGGATCAAGTGTGTCCACGATGTAAAACTACCAAATATCGAAATCCTCAGCTAAAGTTGATGGTAAATGTCTGTGGCCATGCTTTATGTGATAATTGCGTTGAACTTTTATTCTTGAAAG gttcAGGTGCGTGTCCCGAATGTAATGTTCCTTTACGACGTAGTAATTTCCGTGTACAATTATTCGAAGATTCCAAAGTTGAAAAAGAAGTGGATATTCGTAAACGTGTACTGcgtgattataataaaaaagaagagGATTTTGCTACCCTTCGAGAATATAACGATTATTTAGAAGAAATCGAAAcgattgtttataatttaacaaacaatATCGATATTGTCGCAACAAATAAACGTATTGAACAATATAAACGCGATAatcgtgaaataattttaaagaataagaGCAAAATAAGCCGTGAAGAGTTAGAATTAGAACATTTACTCGAATTAGAACAACAACAAGAAGAATTATatcgacaaaaattaaaattagaagaaaatgaaataaaaaagaagaaaatccGTGAAAAAGAAGCGTTAATCGATGAGCTAACATATTCAGATGTAAATGCAAAGAATATTATCGATACGTTCGCATTAAATGTACAAGAACAAGCTAAAGTGGATGTACCGGTTGTACCAAAACAATTTTCAACGGGTATTAAGATTACAAATCATAGTGGATTTTTACCAATACCAAAGATTGAAGAAGGACCACAATTTGTTTATTCAGCACCacaatttaaatcaaatggtCCACCGGCTCCCACATACGAACAGTTACATTCGCAAGGATTTATACATCATATGCGTGCGGAAACGTTACAAGAACGTGCAGGCGGATATAAATCAGAAATTGCATGTAAACGGGCATTACAAGATGCATTGACTGGTTTATATCATGTGCCCAAACCTGTTGTttaa
- the LOC123298908 gene encoding uncharacterized protein LOC123298908: MDNKNSFETISSTSILQSLNHSNWMQNYKNDQVEKINELLSHIKSLQLKNFQMDICIKSAEKSANQRKQFIENCDTINNVIILHDLNDNLSLLGLTEDTKEQIPYNSSLKLKCFIYG, from the exons atggataataaaaattcttttgaaacgATTTCATCCACAAGTATATTACAATCACTAAACCATTCAAATTGgatgcaaaattataaaaatgatcaagttgaaaaaattaacgaaCTTTTGTCACATATTAAaagtttacaattaaaaaattttcaaatggatATTTGTATTAAAAGCGCCGAGAAAAGTGCGAACCAACGgaaacaatttattgaaaactgTGACACGATAAATAACGTTATTATACTACAcgatttaaatgataatttatcgTTACTAG GGCTTACAGAAGATACTAAAGAACAAATACCATATAattcaagtttaaaattgaaatgtttcatT tatggataa
- the LOC123298909 gene encoding uncharacterized protein LOC123298909 — translation MDIRSTLPILNFNVNYHMQELMDERALFKQKFDNCYQAILVLCEIIRKIFQLKVDNIEHLKDKMKNLKLKLEFIDIKQKVMFCKLQDLIFKETSETEKAVDIAIKDLRKSHETLSTEITKMEKEFLMFENMSRTSETGKLVRKYINYKEEISRMELVIKEFK, via the exons atggataTTCGATCAACgttaccgattttaaattttaacgtaaATTATCATATGCAAGAATTAATGGATGAACGAGcactatttaaacaaaaatttgataactgTTACCAAGCAATCCTAGTTTTATGTGAGATTATACGAAAGATATTTCAGTTAAAAGTCGATAATATCGaacatttaaaagataaaatgaaaaatttaaaattgaaattggaaTTTATCGATATTAAACAAAA GGTGATGTTTTGTAAATTAcaagatttaatatttaaagaaacatcAGAAACGGAAAAAGCTGTTGACATAGCAATCAAAGATTTACGAAAGTCTCATGAAACATTATCAACAGAGATTACAAAAATGGAGAAAGAATTccttatgtttgaaaatatgtcGCGGACAAGTGAAACTGGAAAATTAGTTcgaaaatatatcaattataaagAGGAAATTAGTCGAATGGAATTAGTAATCAAGGAATTTAAATAA
- the LOC123298910 gene encoding zinc finger protein 726-like, producing the protein MDLKCVLISDFEKVCRICMKFNKTFLSINSFKIVEMIIACASVQIWENDDLPNQICNECFLQLQNTINFKQLCENSDNAFRQIIEQNKNNLWNNQNDSDNVKNEELDVSNFPIYIKEEDDVENITNENIDYYKKSKIEETVEIKNEDKSELNRIRTRKKTIQHKFEEESDGCENINDASDSENEKFSDESDSENIKEERETMDEKPDWKCETCDKTFKKVETLGLHMKKIHKSDGVKCRKCSIICYHPLHLRVHEKSHNRCRICNLSFSTLKKLSEHKLTHENDYEPEIFCELCPTKFTNKHGLYKHMRFVHKIEKIRQRPKCDKCGETFQTKRTLLKHIRKMHKDEKIKSKDQIVNCEICGKSFKRRYLGKHMITHAEHDNLACEFCAKIFKSILTLKNHVRNFHKNSGPVYKYLCNQCGLKLRTKYHLDSHLLTHTKERPFACDKCDKTYRTSFRLKEHKLRFHLNQRNFVCTFCSLAFYDKKILLAHVRRHTGEKPFKCHMCDKRFIQEVALKAHMKVHMNSM; encoded by the exons ATGGATCtaaaatgtgttttaatatctgactttgaaaaagtttgtcgtatttgtatgaaatttaacaaaacatttttatcgattaaCTCGTTTAAAATAGTTGAAATGATAATAGCATGTGCTTCTGTACAG atTTGGGAGAATGATGATTTACCAAATCAAATATGTAACGAATGCTTTCTTCAACTACAAAATaccattaattttaaacaattatgtgAAAACTCAGACAACGCATTTCGTCAAATTATTGaacagaataaaaataatttatggaacAACCAAAACGATTCGGATAACGTGAAAAATGAAGAATTAGATGTCtcaaattttccaatatatatCAAAGAAGAAGATGAtgttgaaaatattacaaatgaaaatatcgattattacaaaaaatcaaaaattgaagaaacggtagaaattaaaaatgaagataAATCAGAATTGAATAGAATAAGAACcagaaaaaaaaccattcaaCATAAATTCGAAGAAGAGAGTGATGGCtgtgaaaatataaatgatgCAAGTGAtagtgaaaatgaaaaatttagtgATGAAAGTGATagtgaaaatataaaagaagaaagGGAAACTATGGATGAAAAACCGGATTGGAAGTGTGAAACATGCGAtaagacatttaaaaaagtGGAAACTCTTGGTCTgcatatgaaaaaaatacataaatcagACGGTGTTAAATGTAGAAAGTGTTCAATAATATGTTACCATCCATTACATTTACGTGTCCATGAAAAGTCTCATAATAGATGTcgaatttgtaatttatcattttcaacACTCAAAAAATTATCAGAACATAAATTAACTCACGAAAACGATTATGAACCcgaaatattttgtgaattgtGCCCCACAAAATTTACCAATAAACACggtttatataaacatatgcgatttgtacataaaatcgaaaaaattcgacAACGTCCAAAATGTGATAAATGTGGGgaaacatttcaaacaaaacgtactttattaaaacatatacgAAAAATGCATAAAgatgaaaaaatcaaatcgaAAGACCAAATTGTTAATTGTGAAATTTGTGGGAAATCATTTAAACGACGTTATTTGGGTAAACATATGATAACTCATGCGGAACATGATAATTTAGCTTGTGAATTTtgtgcaaaaatatttaaatcaatattaacaCTTAAAAATCATGTAAGAAATTTTCATAAGAATTCAGGAcctgtttataaatatttatgtaatcaaTGTGGACTTAAGTTACGTACGAAATATCATTTAGATAGTCATTTATTAACGCATACCAAAGAACGTCCGTTTGCTTGTGATAAATGTGATAAAACTTATCGAACATCGTTTCGATTAAAAGAACATAAATTACGGTTTCATTTGAATCAGCGTAATTTTGTTTGTACATTCTGTTCGCTAGCGTTTTATGATAAGAAAATCTTATTAGCTCATGTAAGACGTCATACTGGCGAAAAACCGTTTAAATGTCACATGtgtgataaaagatttatacaAGAAGTTGCGTTAAAAGCTCATATGAAAGTACATATGAATTCAATGTAG